Proteins from a single region of Geothrix sp. PMB-07:
- a CDS encoding pitrilysin family protein: MRLRSLTPFLVGAALVAGPDPSAKRPVWRVPVEVKTLANGLTVVVSEDHAMPTVGVSMVYRVGMRLEPKGRTGFAHLFEHMMFEGTPVAKKGVFDRVIQGGGGLNNGSTRYDFTNYIESAPASALEPILWLEADRLKALDFSPQNLKNQQEVVKEEIRVNVKNQPYGSFWLDLPAAAYAKWENNHDGYGSFEDLDRADLKDVQTFHSTYYTPSNAVLGIAGDVKAAEVFALVEKHFGHIPSGPKPALPDLKEPLNTQEVRLVKTDPLARVPAIVMGWKMPERGSKDHAAAAVLSELLVGGEASRVYLGLVKGKELLLNASGGLNSALGGPWDFDGQTLFSLFALYKPNADADKILAAVDEIIASVGKQGVSAAELERTKTKMLSDYYSEVEIPLSRADVLAKMQALWGSAAQINEIPKLIEGVTAEDLKRVAATYLTRPNRTVIDYHTAPAKN; the protein is encoded by the coding sequence ATGCGCCTCAGGTCCTTGACCCCCTTCCTGGTGGGAGCCGCCCTCGTGGCTGGCCCTGATCCATCGGCCAAACGCCCGGTGTGGCGGGTGCCCGTGGAGGTGAAAACCCTCGCCAACGGCCTGACCGTGGTGGTTTCCGAGGACCACGCCATGCCCACGGTGGGGGTGAGCATGGTCTACCGCGTGGGCATGCGGCTGGAACCCAAGGGCCGCACAGGCTTCGCGCACCTCTTTGAGCACATGATGTTCGAGGGCACCCCCGTGGCGAAGAAGGGCGTGTTCGACCGCGTCATCCAGGGCGGTGGCGGCCTGAACAACGGCTCCACCCGCTATGACTTCACGAACTACATCGAGTCGGCGCCCGCTTCGGCCCTGGAGCCCATTCTTTGGCTGGAAGCCGACCGGCTCAAGGCCCTGGATTTTTCCCCCCAGAACCTCAAGAACCAGCAGGAAGTGGTGAAGGAGGAGATCCGCGTCAACGTGAAGAACCAGCCCTACGGCTCGTTCTGGCTGGACCTTCCCGCCGCGGCCTACGCGAAATGGGAAAACAACCACGACGGTTACGGGTCCTTCGAGGATCTGGACCGCGCCGACCTGAAGGACGTGCAAACCTTCCACAGCACCTACTACACCCCCAGCAATGCCGTGCTCGGCATCGCCGGAGACGTGAAGGCGGCGGAGGTCTTCGCGCTCGTTGAAAAACACTTCGGCCACATTCCCAGCGGGCCCAAACCCGCCCTGCCCGATCTCAAGGAGCCCCTGAACACCCAGGAAGTGCGTCTGGTGAAGACGGACCCCCTGGCCCGGGTGCCCGCCATCGTGATGGGCTGGAAGATGCCTGAGCGCGGCAGCAAGGATCATGCGGCCGCCGCCGTGCTGTCCGAGCTGCTGGTGGGCGGCGAAGCCTCCCGCGTCTACCTCGGGCTGGTGAAGGGCAAGGAGCTGCTGCTGAACGCCAGCGGCGGCCTCAACTCCGCCCTGGGCGGCCCCTGGGATTTCGACGGCCAGACCCTGTTCAGCCTCTTCGCCCTCTACAAGCCCAATGCGGACGCCGACAAGATCCTCGCTGCGGTGGACGAGATTATCGCCTCGGTCGGCAAACAGGGTGTCTCCGCCGCCGAGTTGGAGCGTACCAAAACCAAGATGCTGTCCGACTACTACTCCGAGGTGGAAATCCCCCTGTCGCGTGCGGATGTCCTCGCGAAGATGCAGGCCCTCTGGGGCAGCGCAGCCCAGATCAATGAGATCCCCAAGCTCATCGAAGGTGTGACGGCCGAAGACCTCAAACGCGTGGCCGCCACCTACCTGACCCGGCCCAACCGCACCGTCATCGACTACCACACCGCCCCGGCGAAGAACTGA